The Chryseobacterium shigense genome segment TCTGAACTTTTTATGCCTGTTATTGCAGGAAATAAGCAAGGGCGTAGGAATTTGAAAATAACAACAGATGCAAAAACGGAAGAATGTAATTTTAGTGACAACAAATCAAAAAGTCATAGTCATAAAGTCTTTGATTTATCGCTTATACAAGAAGCAGTAGTTGTAGAAGAAAGTACGAAAGTAGATGAGCATTTAATATTCAGTAAAAATGATTTTAAAATCGGAAACATAAATTTTGGTAAAGAAGAAGAGGGACACAAAGATACAAATGACGATAATGAAATTAATGCAACACATTCAAAGGGAAAAGGAGGTATTAATGGTCCTGTTGGAATTAGTAGAACAAGTAAGACAACAACCTTTAAAGATGAAAGAAAAATTGGAAAATATGCAAATTCTGACACAGAAATTGTATTGGATGTTGGTTATCAATATGAAGGATCTCTAATCAAATATATATGGCCAACAAGAAAGGCAATTATACAAAATTACCCAGTACTATTACATACTTGTGCCTATCCGCAAAAGACCTTAAATATTCAGGTATATCCAGATATAAAATGGATATTACAGTTTGCATATGATTGTGACCCCGAAGAATTTAACGAAATGCGAGGAGATGCTTATGATAAATATTTAGTTAAAGTTGAAAAATTAGACAGTAAATACCAACCTGAAAAAATTGAAGATAAAATTTCAAGAATTGATAGTGACTTACAAAACGCAAAAGAGACTAAAAAATTTGGTAATAGAAGTCAAAAAAGGAGTGCAGAAAAATTAATTTCTAATTTAGAGGAAAGGAAAACAAAGCAACAAACAAAAGCAAATAAATACATAAAAGAAAGTTCTAAAGCAAAAAAACAATATAAAAAAGACAGACCAGACTTATTTAATTTTAAAGATAATATAAGTTCAGGTTTGTCTGATTTGGTACTATCTTTAAATGTCGAGTACGATCGTCCTGGTGAAGCATTGGAAATTTCAGCAAGTTATCAACGTTATATCGATCTTGTGAAACAGATTATTGAGGTTAAAAATACGATAGAGTTAATCTTAGATGGTAAGAAAAAATCCAAAAAGAAATTAGATAAAAAATATAAAGAAATAGATGAAAAGACGGCTTCTGAAAATCTTGAGAAGCTAGGGGATGCTTTAAAAGGTAGACCGTTATTCTCTTTTGATATAATTCCACCTTCATTAGCGGTTTTAGGGTCTTGGTATGCTGAGAGTCCTAAAGATGTAAATACTGACAAGGTTGGTATTGTCGGCGAAATCCAAGTTATGGCAAAACCGTTTATTGGCGCTGCTATCACAATGGATTTTTTAGCTTTAGCACAAAAAGCTCATCCTATTGCAAGAGGAATTATTACTGTTATTGATGTTGCAGATGCTGTAGGTATAGGTCCTAAAATAACTCTTGAAATGGAAGTCAGTGGGGAACTAGAAATAGAAGGAAAGTTTATGTATAATTCTGCTAGTGGAAATACCAATTTTAATCAAGGTTCTTTATCACAAGATTCGGAAGATGATAGTCCACTTACGGTTAGTGGTGTATTTAAACTTGAATTGAGAGGAAAAATTGAGTTTTCCAAAAAAGCGAATTCTTATATTTTTGGCAGTGTAACGGCATATGCTAATGCTGGTTTTGAAGTCAAGACAGGTTTGACACTTTCAGGGGCAATAAAAGCTGATGAAAAAGGCTTTTTTATTGATCCCCTCTTGACATTTCATGGTTTAATTGTTTCGGGAATCGCTGAAGCAGGATATAGAGCTGAAAATTCTGATGGAGGTGAATACTTTTCCGATAGTATTGAAGGTAGTTTTGAATTAGTTCTTATGCATGAATATGAGGGTAGTTTTGAAAACTCAAAAGGAGAAAAAGTTCAACTGTATTTAACATAAAAACATGTGCAAGATGAGATTTTTTTTAGTAACAATAATGATTTGCTTAACAGCGTGTGCACAAGAAAATAAAGAAAATAAAAAAAATATGAAAACAAGCCAAGATATTTATAATCTTCCTAATGAAATCATAAAATATAATGAAGAGCCACTATATAAGCTTATACTTACATCAAGTGAGTGTTCATTCTATTTATTAGTAAACGATATACCATTATATAAATTTTTTGGGATCAGCGGAGGAGTTGGAGCAACCTCTTTACCTATGAATTGGAATATAGAAAAATCAGGTAAACAGAAAATAACCATAAAAATGTATCCGAAATTCAATTCTAATTCAAAAGAAATGGACGAAAATTTAGGTGCCAATGCTGGTGTAAAATTTAGCATCGAAAGAGAAATTAATGACGAAGATGAAACTATATTTGAATTTAACACACCTTTTAAAGAATTTAACGGTAAAGGAAGTGGTGGATTTTTATATCCTGAAAGAACATATTATGAGGAAACAATTTATGTTGATTTGAAAGTTCCTTACTCATTGTCTATTTTGGAAAAGGCACAAACTTTATATACCGAAGATTCTGAAAAATTGAAAAGATTAGAAAAAGAGGTTGTTGCTAAATATAATCAGATTAGAGATATTTATTTAAGTGGGTCAAAAGATGATTTAGCAAATATCAATTTTACCAAGGAGAAACGTTTAACTGAGCAAATGTATTTTACAAAAGAAGAAATAAAAAATGGATGGGATAATGATTATCAATTTAGAACTGATTCCAATTTAGAGTTTTTTGACTTAAAACCCGTAGAAAATTATAAAATGACTTTTTATGCTGATGGAAAAATAGTTTGTTTAGAAAAAATTAATAATAAAAAATCTGCACTTTGGGGAGGTTTTAAGCGCAAAGGCAAAGATATAGGAACAACAACTTATATAACAGTATATTTATACCGACCTAAAGGAAGTAATACATTGGACGTATATTAAATTATGAGTGTGATAAAAATTTTCGGTGCTTTTTTTATTCTTTTGGGAGGATTTTTAGTTTATGCTATTCTTGGAACTTTTTTCAATGTCATCTCAGGAAAGAAAATACAAGCAAAAATTGTAGCAGTTGAAAAGGTTGAAAGTAAAAGATTTACCTATTTATATTATCCTATTTTTGAATTTAGTTACAAAAATTGTATTGTGCGTCAAGTAAATAGGAGTCAAAGTATTGATTTAAAAGAAATAGGAACAAAAACAGATATTTATTATATTGAGAATCATCAAATTAGTAGAGGTTTTACAATTGTTGAAATTATTTTTTCAGTTGTGGGAATTTGTTTTATTTTTTTTGGTATGGTTACCTTATTTAAACAAAGATGAAATTTGTTAAATGTACCTGAGTTCGGTTTAAGGAAAGTTTAAAAATAATTGACCGTCATTTACTTTTTTCAAGTTGAGTGACGGTTTTTTTGGAAAGAAGCAATATGCTGTAAGACTTCCCAGAATGTTCATCATAAAATTATTCACACTTCGGTGTCTCGTGTGTTCCACTTGGCAATGATTTTTTAATTCATCGTTTATGGTTTCAATAATGGCTCTTTTACGGAGCAAAATCTTGTCTTCCATTTTCATAATATGATTTTTCATATTCTTTCTAAGTTTGGTAAAAAGTTGGATCCCATCAGCAAAAAGCAACTCCCACAAAGATTTTGAAAGATATCCTTTATCTGCAAATAGTTTTCCAAAAAGCTGCTGAGTCATATTTTTAATGTGCTTGAGATCTCTGTCATCAACATTTCCTTTCGTCAAATAAAAGGATAAAAGTTCGCCTTTTTCATTGCATACCAGATGTAATTTGAAGCCATAAAACCACCCCATTGATGACTTTCCACGTTCTGCCAAACCTTTGAAAACTTTATGATTGTGTATTCTCTGGTTTCTGCAAACTTTCAAAGTTGTACTGTCCATAAAACTTATTCCTGTGCATTTTCCCAAGCATTTTTCTTTTAGAAACAATGCAAAAACTACAAAGC includes the following:
- a CDS encoding IS982 family transposase; the encoded protein is MILKDQITNIFVQVDDFCKEFEAQIKKMKLQALGDRKKRRNRTSLMSDSEIVTIMIGFHLGAHKTFKHYYKEVVCGYWKDLFPKSLSYNRFIELQQRSFVVFALFLKEKCLGKCTGISFMDSTTLKVCRNQRIHNHKVFKGLAERGKSSMGWFYGFKLHLVCNEKGELLSFYLTKGNVDDRDLKHIKNMTQQLFGKLFADKGYLSKSLWELLFADGIQLFTKLRKNMKNHIMKMEDKILLRKRAIIETINDELKNHCQVEHTRHRSVNNFMMNILGSLTAYCFFPKKPSLNLKKVNDGQLFLNFP